From Roseburia hominis, the proteins below share one genomic window:
- a CDS encoding manganese efflux pump MntP family protein encodes MSLIELFLIAVGLSMDAFAVSICKGLAMKKCTWKKAALAGIWFGGFQALMPALGYLLGVQFQEVITSIDHWIAFILLGIIGGNMVREARVPEECCEQADENMDAKTMFALAVATSIDALAVGVTFAFLRVSIVPAVSFIGFTTFVISCAGVKIGNIFGSKYRNRAELLGGVILILMGVKILLEHLGILTF; translated from the coding sequence ATGAGTTTGATAGAGTTATTTTTGATCGCGGTTGGGCTTTCCATGGACGCATTTGCGGTATCGATCTGTAAGGGGCTGGCGATGAAGAAATGCACCTGGAAAAAGGCGGCTCTGGCGGGCATCTGGTTCGGCGGCTTTCAGGCCCTTATGCCGGCTCTGGGGTATTTGCTGGGCGTGCAGTTTCAGGAGGTGATCACCTCCATTGATCATTGGATCGCTTTTATCCTTCTGGGAATCATCGGAGGGAATATGGTAAGGGAGGCGCGAGTGCCTGAGGAGTGCTGTGAGCAGGCCGATGAGAATATGGACGCAAAGACCATGTTCGCCCTGGCCGTGGCTACCAGTATCGATGCCCTGGCGGTGGGCGTGACATTTGCGTTCCTGCGTGTGAGCATCGTCCCCGCTGTGTCGTTTATCGGATTTACCACGTTTGTGATCTCCTGTGCGGGAGTGAAGATCGGGAATATTTTCGGGTCAAAGTACAGGAACAGGGCGGAGCTGCTCGGAGGCGTGATTTTGATCCTGATGGGAGTGAAGATTCTTTTGGAGCATCTGGGGATTCTGACATTCTAA
- a CDS encoding ATP-binding protein, with translation MRTNELILYKYMEHEDLLRDMTFLIENADNEYYNKEDLKGLLFESLNEIIELASNYGFEGNLWHNFLTFLLANSENAYSTACEVVGEVEGSINQAALHDLEIFKELFDCDLHEMEEKIGVNCIFMIEEYRHTNGHGKVFNKRIRDRICDLSRALGNAGDASEFKRIVTAFYKEFGVGKLGLHKAFRVEHDDRGVQIVPITNIAHVHLDDLVGYEMAKKKLIDNTEAFVNGKKANNCLLFGDAGTGKSSSIKAILNQYYDRGLRMIEVYKHQFQDLNDVIAQVKNRNYKFIIYMDDLSFEEFEIEYKYLKAVIEGGLEKKPDNILIYATSNRRHLVRETFKDKADRDEELHTNDTVQEKLSLVGRFGVTIYFGKPDKKEFQKIVKTLAARNEVALPEEELLLEANKWELSHGGLSGRTAQQFIDYLLGQQ, from the coding sequence ATGAGAACGAATGAATTGATTCTTTATAAATATATGGAGCACGAGGATTTGCTCAGGGATATGACGTTTCTGATTGAGAACGCGGATAATGAATATTATAATAAGGAAGACTTAAAAGGTCTTTTGTTTGAATCGTTGAATGAGATCATCGAGCTGGCAAGTAATTATGGATTTGAGGGCAATCTCTGGCATAATTTTCTCACATTCCTTTTGGCGAACAGTGAGAACGCCTACAGCACGGCGTGCGAGGTGGTAGGCGAGGTGGAGGGCAGCATCAATCAGGCGGCACTTCATGATCTGGAGATCTTTAAGGAGCTGTTTGACTGTGATCTTCACGAGATGGAGGAGAAGATCGGGGTAAACTGTATCTTTATGATCGAAGAGTACCGTCACACAAATGGTCACGGGAAGGTGTTCAACAAACGGATCAGAGACCGGATCTGCGATCTGAGCCGCGCCCTTGGAAATGCAGGGGACGCGTCTGAGTTCAAGCGGATCGTGACCGCATTTTATAAGGAATTCGGCGTCGGCAAGCTGGGACTTCACAAGGCGTTTCGGGTAGAGCACGACGATAGAGGCGTACAGATCGTTCCGATCACGAATATTGCACATGTGCATCTTGATGATCTGGTGGGCTATGAGATGGCGAAAAAGAAGCTGATCGATAATACCGAAGCCTTTGTAAATGGCAAAAAGGCGAATAACTGCCTTCTGTTTGGCGATGCGGGAACGGGAAAATCGTCTTCGATCAAGGCGATTCTGAACCAGTATTACGATCGTGGCCTCCGTATGATAGAGGTGTACAAGCATCAGTTCCAGGACCTGAACGATGTGATCGCGCAGGTCAAGAACCGGAATTACAAATTCATTATTTACATGGACGATCTGTCATTCGAGGAATTTGAGATCGAGTATAAATATCTGAAGGCAGTGATCGAGGGAGGTCTGGAGAAGAAACCGGACAATATTTTGATCTACGCCACATCGAACCGCCGCCATCTGGTGCGGGAGACCTTCAAAGACAAGGCGGACCGCGATGAAGAACTGCACACCAATGACACGGTGCAGGAAAAATTGTCGCTTGTCGGGCGCTTTGGAGTGACCATTTATTTTGGCAAGCCGGATAAGAAAGAATTCCAGAAGATCGTGAAGACGCTGGCGGCACGAAATGAGGTGGCGCTTCCGGAGGAGGAACTGCTTCTGGAGGCAAATAAATGGGAGCTCAGCCATGGGGGCTTAAGCGGAAGGACGGCGCAGCAGTTCATCGATTATCTGCTGGGTCAGCAGTAG
- the pyrB gene encoding aspartate carbamoyltransferase: MRHLMNPLDFSVEELDQLMDLAGDIEAHPEKYAHACEGKKLATLFYEPSTRTRLSHEAAMLNLGGSIMGFSSAASSSAAKGESVSDTIRMISCYADICAMRHPKEGAPMVASQHSTIPVINAGDGGHQHPTQTLTDLLTIRSLKGRLNHLKIGLCGDLKFGRTVHSLINALVRYEDIEFVLISPEELRLPGYVRKDVLDKKHIPYTEVVRLEEALPTLDLLYMTRVQKERFFNEEDYVRMKDFYILDKAKMALAPKDMLVLHPLPRVNEISVEVDDDPRAVYFKQVQYGVYIRMALILTLLDIHVD, encoded by the coding sequence ATGAGACACTTAATGAATCCTTTGGATTTCTCCGTGGAAGAGCTGGACCAGCTCATGGATCTGGCCGGTGATATCGAGGCCCATCCGGAAAAATACGCTCATGCGTGCGAGGGCAAAAAGCTGGCTACTTTATTCTACGAGCCAAGCACACGCACCCGTCTCAGTCATGAAGCAGCCATGTTGAATCTGGGCGGAAGTATCATGGGATTCTCTTCTGCGGCTTCCAGTTCCGCTGCCAAAGGAGAAAGCGTATCCGATACCATCCGCATGATTTCCTGCTATGCCGATATCTGTGCTATGCGCCACCCAAAGGAAGGCGCTCCTATGGTAGCAAGCCAGCATTCGACGATCCCGGTGATCAATGCCGGTGACGGCGGACATCAGCATCCCACTCAGACTCTTACCGATCTGCTCACGATCCGTTCTCTAAAAGGTCGTTTAAATCATTTGAAAATAGGTCTTTGCGGCGACTTAAAATTTGGCCGCACCGTACACTCTCTGATCAATGCCCTGGTACGTTATGAGGATATTGAATTTGTTCTGATTTCCCCGGAAGAGCTGCGTCTGCCGGGATATGTGCGCAAAGATGTACTGGACAAAAAGCATATTCCTTACACGGAGGTGGTACGTCTGGAAGAGGCACTTCCGACCCTGGACCTACTTTACATGACCCGGGTACAAAAGGAACGTTTCTTCAACGAAGAAGATTATGTCCGCATGAAAGATTTCTATATTCTGGACAAAGCAAAGATGGCACTGGCCCCGAAGGATATGCTGGTACTTCATCCCCTCCCGCGTGTAAACGAGATCTCCGTGGAGGTAGACGACGACCCCAGAGCCGTTTACTTTAAGCAGGTGCAATACGGCGTCTATATCCGCATGGCGCTCATTCTCACACTGCTCGACATTCATGTAGACTAG
- the rnhA gene encoding ribonuclease HI — MKVRIYTDGAARGNPDGPGGYGTVLEYVDSKGELHTKEISQGYQRTTNNRMELMAVIAGLEALNRPCQVEIYSDSQYVVNAFNQHWLDSWIKKGWKRGKNEPVKNVDLWKRLLAARERHQTEFIWVKGHAGHRQNERCDALATTAADGTDLLIDEGLEI, encoded by the coding sequence ATGAAAGTCAGGATTTACACAGACGGCGCTGCGCGGGGAAACCCGGACGGGCCGGGAGGATATGGCACAGTGCTCGAGTATGTTGACTCGAAAGGGGAACTGCATACGAAGGAAATCTCTCAGGGATACCAAAGGACGACCAATAACCGTATGGAACTGATGGCAGTCATTGCGGGACTGGAAGCACTGAACCGTCCGTGCCAGGTAGAAATCTATTCGGATTCCCAGTATGTGGTCAATGCATTTAATCAGCACTGGCTGGATAGCTGGATCAAAAAGGGCTGGAAACGGGGGAAAAATGAGCCGGTAAAGAATGTAGACTTATGGAAACGCCTGCTCGCTGCAAGGGAGAGACATCAGACGGAGTTCATCTGGGTGAAGGGACATGCCGGACATCGGCAGAATGAGAGGTGTGATGCACTGGCGACGACGGCGGCAGATGGAACGGATCTGCTGATAGATGAAGGATTGGAGATATAG
- a CDS encoding cysteine desulfurase family protein: MEVYLDNSATTRAYESVRDIVGKVMCEDYGNPSSMHTKGVEAERYVRDAKETLAKLMKVQEKEIYFTSGGTESDNLALIGAARANHRAGKHLITTSIEHPAILNTMKYLEEEEGFRVTYLPVDEYGRARLSALKEALSPDTILVSMMYVNNEVGSVQPVTEAASIVKAYNHNILFHVDAVQGFGKYRIYPKKMGIDMLSVSGHKIHGPKGIGFIYINEKAKVKPIVFGGEQQKNMRSGTENVPGIAGIAQAAREIYDGLDEKVEKMRRLKGRFIDGVTKLDHTTVHGLCDETSAPHIISVGIAGIRSEVLLHTLEEKGIYVSSGSACSSNHPAVSGVLKGIGAKKEYLDATLRFSMSEFTTEEEIDYTLETLYNCVPMLRKYTRH; this comes from the coding sequence ATGGAAGTTTATCTGGATAATTCAGCGACGACCAGGGCATATGAGAGTGTTCGCGATATAGTGGGAAAAGTGATGTGTGAGGACTATGGGAATCCCTCTTCCATGCACACGAAGGGGGTGGAGGCAGAGCGTTATGTCCGTGATGCCAAGGAGACTCTGGCGAAGCTCATGAAGGTGCAGGAGAAAGAGATCTATTTTACCTCGGGAGGAACGGAAAGCGATAATCTGGCGCTGATTGGGGCGGCCAGAGCGAATCACCGTGCAGGAAAGCATTTGATCACTACATCGATCGAGCACCCGGCTATTTTAAATACGATGAAATATCTGGAGGAGGAAGAAGGTTTTCGCGTGACCTATCTTCCGGTGGACGAATACGGGAGGGCGCGCCTTAGTGCGCTTAAGGAGGCACTTTCCCCGGACACGATCCTGGTGTCCATGATGTATGTGAATAATGAAGTGGGCTCTGTGCAGCCGGTGACCGAGGCGGCCAGCATCGTGAAGGCGTATAACCACAATATCCTGTTCCATGTAGATGCCGTGCAGGGCTTTGGAAAATACCGGATCTATCCGAAAAAAATGGGAATTGATATGCTGTCCGTGAGTGGGCATAAGATTCATGGGCCGAAAGGAATCGGATTTATTTATATCAATGAGAAGGCAAAAGTGAAACCGATCGTATTTGGAGGAGAGCAGCAGAAAAATATGCGTTCCGGAACGGAGAACGTACCGGGAATCGCCGGAATCGCTCAGGCGGCGAGGGAGATTTACGACGGTCTTGATGAAAAAGTGGAGAAGATGCGCAGGTTGAAAGGGCGGTTCATCGACGGAGTGACAAAGCTTGATCACACGACGGTTCACGGACTTTGCGATGAGACCAGTGCGCCCCATATCATCAGTGTGGGAATCGCAGGAATCCGGAGCGAGGTTCTTCTTCACACCCTGGAGGAGAAAGGAATTTATGTGTCTTCCGGTTCCGCCTGCTCCTCGAACCACCCGGCTGTCAGCGGTGTGCTGAAGGGAATCGGGGCGAAGAAAGAGTATCTTGACGCTACGCTCAGGTTCAGCATGTCGGAGTTTACGACGGAAGAAGAGATTGATTATACACTGGAAACATTATATAATTGTGTACCAATGCTTAGAAAGTACACGCGCCATTAG
- a CDS encoding 16S rRNA (uracil(1498)-N(3))-methyltransferase codes for MHHFFVTPSQVKEKVIYIEGSDVNHMKNVLRLRIGEQVEISDGNNLKYLCRVAVYEDDGAVLDILQRKEADTELKSDLYLFQGLPKGDKMEWIVQKAVELGAHEIIPVAMKRSVVKLDAKKAEKKVQRWNSISESAAKQAGRSQVPAVTMVMSYAEALNKAKELDLVLLPYELAEGMEGTRKIIRSIRRGQSVGIFIGPEGGFEKEEVEAAREMGAQVITLGKRILRTETAPLAVLSILMFELEG; via the coding sequence ATGCATCATTTTTTTGTGACGCCTTCTCAGGTGAAAGAGAAGGTAATTTATATAGAAGGCTCTGATGTCAATCATATGAAGAATGTGCTTCGTCTCCGGATCGGCGAACAGGTGGAGATCAGCGATGGGAACAATCTGAAGTATCTCTGCCGGGTGGCCGTGTATGAGGACGATGGGGCAGTGCTTGACATTCTCCAAAGGAAGGAAGCGGACACGGAGCTTAAGTCGGATCTCTATCTGTTCCAGGGACTTCCCAAGGGGGATAAGATGGAATGGATCGTTCAAAAGGCCGTGGAGCTTGGAGCGCATGAGATCATTCCGGTCGCCATGAAGCGGTCGGTCGTAAAATTAGATGCAAAGAAGGCGGAGAAAAAGGTACAGCGCTGGAACAGCATTTCCGAAAGCGCGGCAAAACAGGCCGGAAGAAGCCAGGTTCCGGCGGTGACGATGGTGATGTCTTACGCGGAAGCGCTGAATAAGGCAAAAGAACTGGATCTGGTACTTCTTCCCTACGAACTGGCAGAAGGAATGGAGGGGACGAGAAAGATCATTCGCTCCATCAGGAGGGGACAGTCTGTAGGAATCTTTATCGGCCCGGAGGGCGGTTTTGAAAAAGAAGAGGTGGAAGCGGCCCGGGAAATGGGAGCGCAGGTGATTACCCTCGGGAAAAGAATCCTCCGCACGGAGACCGCTCCGCTTGCGGTGCTTTCGATTTTGATGTTCGAGCTGGAGGGGTAA
- a CDS encoding aspartate carbamoyltransferase regulatory subunit: MVENRLNIGKISEGFVLDHIQAGKSMEIYKHLRLDKLDCCVAIIKNARSNKMGKKDIIKIECPIDIIDLDILGFIDHNITVNIIENETIVDKRQLKLPKEIKNVIKCKNPRCITSIEQELDHIFVLTDEENEVYRCKYCEEKYNRH, translated from the coding sequence ATGGTAGAAAACCGCTTAAATATAGGCAAGATCAGCGAAGGCTTCGTTCTTGACCACATTCAGGCCGGCAAGAGCATGGAAATCTACAAACACCTTCGCCTCGACAAACTGGACTGCTGCGTAGCCATCATCAAGAACGCCCGCAGCAACAAGATGGGCAAAAAGGACATCATCAAGATCGAATGTCCCATCGACATCATCGATCTCGACATTCTCGGCTTCATTGACCACAACATCACCGTAAACATCATTGAAAACGAGACCATCGTCGACAAACGCCAGCTAAAACTCCCCAAAGAGATCAAAAACGTGATCAAATGCAAGAATCCCCGCTGCATCACCTCGATCGAACAGGAATTAGACCACATCTTCGTCCTCACCGACGAAGAAAACGAAGTCTACCGCTGCAAATACTGCGAAGAAAAATACAACCGGCACTAA
- the pheA gene encoding prephenate dehydratase, whose translation MQKLETLEEMRDKLDEIDSQICDLYEERMQVCSQVADFKIKNGRQVLDLSRENAKLSVVEAKASTEFNKKGIRELFELLMSVSRKLQYQRLAEEGAFGRLPFIKIGELDMEGIRVVFQGVEGAHSQAAMKKYFGDKVKSFHVATFREAMVAIEEGTADYAVLPIENSSAGAVDQMYDLLVEFENYIVGETYLPIEQMLVGLPGTQLSQIKRVYSHPQALMQSAKFLDSHGTWQQISVANTAIAAKKVVEDKDPAQAAVCSEYAAKYYGLEILEKRINFEADNATRFIVITNQKVFLKDASKISICFEVPHESGSLYHLLSHFIYNNLNMTKIESRPVEGRSFEYRFFVDFDGNLADAAVKNAIRGLREEALNLKILGNY comes from the coding sequence ATGCAGAAGTTAGAGACATTAGAAGAGATGAGAGACAAATTGGACGAGATTGACAGTCAGATCTGCGATCTTTACGAGGAGCGTATGCAGGTCTGCTCGCAGGTGGCGGATTTTAAGATTAAAAACGGCCGTCAGGTGCTGGACTTAAGCCGCGAAAATGCAAAGCTATCCGTAGTGGAGGCAAAGGCTTCTACGGAATTTAATAAGAAAGGGATTAGGGAGCTTTTTGAGCTTCTTATGTCCGTCAGTCGGAAGCTGCAGTATCAGCGGCTGGCAGAGGAAGGGGCGTTCGGAAGGCTTCCCTTTATCAAGATCGGCGAACTGGATATGGAAGGAATCCGCGTGGTATTCCAGGGAGTGGAAGGTGCTCACAGCCAGGCAGCCATGAAGAAATATTTTGGAGACAAGGTGAAGAGTTTTCATGTTGCCACATTCCGCGAGGCGATGGTCGCGATTGAGGAAGGAACGGCGGATTATGCGGTGCTTCCGATCGAGAATTCCTCTGCCGGTGCGGTAGATCAGATGTATGATCTTTTGGTAGAATTTGAGAATTATATTGTGGGGGAGACGTATCTTCCCATCGAGCAGATGCTTGTGGGGCTTCCGGGAACACAGCTTTCCCAGATTAAACGGGTGTATTCCCACCCCCAGGCGCTGATGCAGAGTGCCAAATTCCTGGATTCTCATGGGACCTGGCAGCAGATCAGCGTGGCAAATACGGCAATCGCTGCGAAAAAGGTAGTGGAGGACAAGGACCCGGCTCAGGCGGCGGTCTGCAGCGAGTATGCGGCCAAGTATTACGGCCTTGAGATTTTAGAAAAAAGGATCAATTTTGAGGCAGATAACGCGACTCGTTTTATCGTGATCACCAATCAGAAGGTATTTCTGAAGGATGCGTCCAAGATCAGCATCTGTTTTGAGGTGCCTCATGAGAGCGGCTCCCTGTATCATTTGCTGTCGCATTTTATTTATAATAATCTGAATATGACGAAGATCGAATCCCGCCCGGTGGAGGGAAGAAGTTTTGAGTATCGTTTCTTTGTTGATTTTGACGGAAACCTGGCGGACGCAGCGGTGAAGAATGCGATCCGGGGACTGCGGGAAGAGGCGTTGAACCTGAAGATTCTCGGAAATTATTAA
- the prmA gene encoding 50S ribosomal protein L11 methyltransferase — translation MKWNKFRLKTTTEAEEIVSSMLMDLGIQGIEIEDKIPMTQAEKEQMFVDILPEIDVDDGTAYISFYLEEEEDKDAVLSEVQSELAAMRSYVDVGSGTIEESQTEDVDWVNNWKQYFHQFYVDDILIIPSWEEVKPEDEGKMIVHIDPGTAFGTGMHETTQLCIRQIRKFVTPETMILDVGCGSGILGMLALLFGAKYSVGTDLDPCAIDATYENMEVNGIGKDSYEVMIGNIIDDKAVQDKVGYAKYDIVAANILADVLVPLTPVIVNQLKPGGIYITSGIIDDKEETVVNAVKAAGLTVLEVNYQGEWVSVTARKDS, via the coding sequence ATGAAATGGAATAAATTCAGATTAAAGACGACTACAGAGGCGGAGGAGATCGTAAGCAGCATGCTGATGGACTTAGGGATTCAGGGGATTGAGATTGAGGACAAGATCCCGATGACGCAGGCGGAGAAGGAGCAGATGTTCGTGGATATTCTGCCGGAAATCGATGTGGACGACGGCACAGCTTATATCAGCTTTTATCTGGAGGAGGAAGAGGATAAGGACGCCGTGCTGTCTGAGGTGCAAAGCGAGCTTGCGGCTATGCGCTCCTATGTAGATGTAGGGAGCGGTACGATTGAGGAGTCCCAGACGGAGGACGTGGACTGGGTCAACAACTGGAAACAGTATTTCCATCAGTTCTATGTAGATGACATTTTGATCATTCCTTCCTGGGAAGAGGTAAAGCCGGAAGATGAAGGCAAGATGATTGTGCACATCGATCCGGGAACTGCATTTGGAACCGGAATGCATGAGACGACACAGCTCTGTATTCGCCAGATCCGCAAATTTGTGACACCGGAGACGATGATTCTGGACGTGGGCTGCGGAAGCGGGATTCTCGGAATGCTGGCACTCCTGTTCGGCGCGAAGTATTCGGTGGGAACTGACCTCGATCCCTGTGCAATCGATGCAACCTATGAGAATATGGAGGTCAACGGAATCGGAAAAGACAGTTATGAAGTCATGATCGGAAATATTATCGACGACAAAGCGGTGCAGGACAAAGTGGGATACGCAAAATATGATATTGTGGCGGCGAATATTCTGGCGGATGTACTGGTGCCGCTCACGCCGGTGATTGTGAATCAGCTGAAACCGGGCGGAATCTACATCACCAGCGGGATTATCGACGACAAAGAGGAGACCGTGGTAAATGCAGTGAAGGCGGCAGGCCTTACGGTGCTGGAAGTGAACTATCAGGGAGAATGGGTATCCGTGACCGCGCGAAAGGACAGCTAA